Proteins from one Chiloscyllium plagiosum isolate BGI_BamShark_2017 chromosome 49, ASM401019v2, whole genome shotgun sequence genomic window:
- the LOC122544472 gene encoding probable G-protein coupled receptor 139 — translation MHEPTIAPVFAILYPILAIVGVPANLLVIIILSRGQCGLSQCITYYLVAIAVADVLFIITGCVLNRIVRKYFINSVLSTTPGCSLSTVLVYATQDSSVWLTVAFTFDRFVAICSQRMKNRYCTEKTATMVVGIVCALSCITNVPLYFVYKPLFTMDSVPWFCAVQDTFYTSSIWKAYHWLDQILTPFLPFFLILLFNILTIRHIKVASRARKRLCSTRLGEDTELASRKRSIVLLFAISLSFLLLWATYVGHFLYVRVTGERYITSMDFNDPEYIFQEMTNLLQLLSSCNNVFIYVVSQNKFQEETKKLLLSPIKMFAVFFKVYHQ, via the exons ATGCATGAGCCGACCATTGCTCCAGTCTTCGCGATTTTGTATCCAATTCTTGCcatcgttggtgtccctg CTAACTTGTTGGTCATTATAATCCTGTCCAGAGGACAGTGTGGACTGTCACAATGCATCACCTACTACCTGGTGGCGATTGCGGTGGCCGATGTTCTGTTTATTATCACAGGATGCGTTCTCAACCGGATTGTCCGAAAATACTTTATAAACAGTGTCCTGTCAACCACTCCTGGCTGCAGCCTCAGCACCGTGCTGGTCTATGCCACTCAAGATAGCTCGGTCTGGTTGACTGTGGCCTTCACTTTCGACCGTTTTGTGGCCATATGCTCACAGAGAATGAAGAACAGATactgcacagagaaaactgccaCAATGGTCGTCGGAATAGTCTGTGCCCTGAGTTGTATCACGAACGTGCCTTTATACTTCGTGTACAAACCCCTGTTTACCATGGACAGTGTTCCCTGGTTCTGTGCTGTTCAGGACACCTTCTACACATCGTCAATTTGGAAAGCATACCACTGGCTGGATCAGATCCTAACGCCATTTCTTCCATTTTTTCTAATTCTTTTGTTCAACATCCTGACTATAAGACACATCAAAGTGGCCAGCAGAGCCCGCAAGAGGCTCTGCAGTACTCGGCTTGGTGAAGATACTGAGTTAGCCAGTCGCAAGCGGTCCATTGTCCTACTCTTCGCCATTTCGCTGAGCTTCCTCCTCCTATGGGCCACCTATGTTGGACATTTCCTCTACGTGCGGGTTACAGGAGAGCGCTACATCACAAGCATGGATTTCAATGACCCAGAATACATCTTTCAAGAGATGACCAACTTGCTACAGCTACTCAGTTCCTGCAACAACGTTTTCATTTATGTGGTTTCCCAGAATAAATTTCAAGAGGAGACGAAGAAACTGCTGTTGAGTCCCATAAAAATGTTTGCTGTTTTCTTTAAAGTGTACCATCAATAA